A region of the Arachis hypogaea cultivar Tifrunner chromosome 15, arahy.Tifrunner.gnm2.J5K5, whole genome shotgun sequence genome:
GTGAGAGAGAAAGATGAAGCAACTACTATGGAGTGTGTGTGACTGTGTGCTTTGAACTTTGACGGTTAGGTAGTGTTATATTAAGTTACTATTAATTTAATAGGATTGAATCTATCGTAATATGTTGAGTTAAATAGTTACAGCATATGAGAAAGAAGCAGTCAACTGATGCGAGTTAGTGGACTGCATCAAAATTCAAAAGGCTCTGTTTCGTACTCTGCTCTGTTCAGCTCATTTCTCTCCTCACATTTTTTCTTCTGCCACTCTATCATGTTCTATACTATTACCACACGTTTATATAAAATACCAAATTGTTCAACaattgtacttttttttttttaacttgagcTGTGGCTGTAGTTGAGAACTGTTATATAACAATTTAGTCAAAAATGTTAAATCATAAAGACAACTCTATGGGAGTGGTCACTATTTTGAAAACAAGTATAAATGTGTAATGAACTAATCCAAACATATAatcaagttttaatttaattatttcattcACATAAATGACTGCACGCTGAGCTGGTGGGTGCTATGAATGAATTGGAGTCTCAGAAACAACACAGAAAACAAAACATTTTCAAGCACAGAAGGCCACATGATCATTCAACTTTTTCCTCCAATAAATTATTTTAGTTTCTTGAAGCCCATCATTGGACTGTCACATCCTTCCATTGTTGTTCTCTTGTCTGTGTTGAAAGTGCATATATAGTTACAACATGTATGAGGGAAGCGAACCAGTATTCTCCCGTTTCTAATCATATCAAACATTGAACACTTTTGtggaaggaaagaaggaaagaagtgTTTGTATTTGAACTTTGGAGATTGTGTTGTAGGTCCCACCTCTTTGGACTTTTCCGGTCTCTCATCCGTACACTACAATACTTGAGTACATTTTGATGATTCTACTCTCCCCAACTTGCAATTTCCcatcattattaatattattaatttattattacacCACTACCTCCAATATTTCCAATCCCATTGGAATTTCTTAAAGTGAGTGCCTTTATCATATACAAGTTGACCATCTGTTTTATTTTGATGTGCATAGCATCCTCATAGAACAAGTCTTCCACACAAAACTGTTTCTCTTTTGAGTATTGAGTCTTAGTCAATACTCAATATGTTTagtgttgcattgcatttcatagaTGGTGAAGTCTGATTGGAGGTTCATGAATCAAGAAACTCAACTACACTTTTATTATTTGGAAAATATTATACAttctaaaaaaatcaattaaataagATTGTTCTTGGAAGGAGTCAAAGAAATCTCTTCCCTTCTGAGAAAAAAAGTGCATTTAAGGTGTGTTACTAGCTTCCAAAACCAGAAAATGGTGCCGGAGAAGGTGAAGAAACAGCTTGCTTTAGCTGTGAGAAGCATTCAATGGAGCTATGCAATCTTTTGGTCTAGCTCACCTACCCAACCAGGGTATTACATAAGAAACCTCCAATTCTGATTTTCCTGATAGATGTTGCTACATAAAGTTCAAAGCTAGTTtgtttttatgcttcttttattCTCTGCAAATTTTGCAGGGTGTTGAGCTGGGGTGAAGGTTATTACAATGGAGACATCAAAACTAGAAAGACAAGCCAAGTGGCAGAACATAACTCTGATCAAATAATAAGCTTACAGAGAAGTGAGCAGCTGCGAGAGCTATACTCGTCCCTTGCAGACTCGAAATCCTGCTCGCAGACGAAAAGGCCATCGGCGGCACTGTCCCCTGAAGATCTCACAGATACTGAGTGGTTCTACTTGGTTTGCATGTCCTTTGTGTTCAACATTGGCCAAGGGTAACATTTTTCTAAGCATATCTTGTCTTAGTTTTGGATTCCTAGTTGTTTTGAAGATAATAGTTGATAACTGTtagatataatttaataatacatgtcaaatcatctaacaattCTCACCTATTGTCTTCACAAAAAGATTACTTCATAAAAGTGGTCACATTTCTATGTACATATTTTTAGTTTACCTGGAAGATCATTGGCATATGGTCAACCTATTTGGTTGTGCAATGCTCATTCTGCTGATAATGGTGTTTTCTGTCGCTCATTACTTGCTAAGGTAAGATTATGTTTCTTGGATTTGTTTGTTACTATACTAGTTATATGCCTTTCTTGGAATGACACTTGATAATtgtgtttttttctctttctggTTCTTGTTCTGTAACCATGCTTTCAACGATGGTCTCTTCCCATGATCAGAGTGCATCCATTCAGGTACCATCCTCATTTTGATTTTTACCTAACAGTTACTTGAGGAGAAAAATTCCCATTAACTTTGTGTTGATAAGATTCTATAGTACCTATGAGTTGGTACCTAAATTTTGTCTAACTTATTTTTTTGtagtaaattttgatattttaaaaattatttatttttatatgttttaaattaaatattaatttttaaccttttttagtAATAGGCACTACCTTTTAGACACCATAACATTCAACAAACATAAATAGATATTGACAATAATGTGCATTCTAAATATAGTAATCATGCTATATATGTCAATATTCCATGCTTTATAGTCCAATTAATTAAAATTGCTGACATGGTATCATTAAAAGAGAAAACATGATTTAAACTCAAAAGTTAGtatcaacttttatataataaaaatagatttaCATATATATTGCTCTTTTTTGGTATTCCACGATATTTCTCGATCCGGCAAGTTAAGGACTAATTTGCTGCGGATCAGatctccatttaagggtttgccacAAGACGAGATTCGAACCCTTGACACTTGTTTAAACAGACTAGTGAACTAACCACTaaaccaacccaagttggttataTGCATATATGTATAGCTAATATTCCTAAAAGCTGAACGGTTTGAATTTCTTGATGAGTTCTAAGAATACGAAGATTGTCAAAACAAAATAGTTTCCACTTTAGTGTGAGAAAACTTACTTCATGCTTCTTTCAACTTTTCAGACAGTGGTGTGCTTTCCCTTTCTGGATGGGGTTATTGAGCTAGGTACAACTGATCCGGTAAGCTTTTCCTtaattttaattatgttgatTAGTTCATACTTTATCTAATAGTATGTGTTGGTTTGTCTATGAAACAAAATAAGTACATAACAGATGAACCTAATTGGATCAATTTTGCATGAAGGTCTCCGAAGACTATAGTCTTATTCAAGTGATAAGGAATTCTTTCTTGGACATTCTTGAAACCAACCTTCCAAATAATCCAGGAGCTAATTTGAACACAAGAAACAAGGAAGAAGGTGGTGTTGCTTGTGGAGAATTTGACCATAATGCTTATGGTCTTAAACTAACCCCAGAAGTAATAGGATATGAACTAATCAACATAACTTCTCCTACTACTAGTTCAAATGCATTACAAGCCAACCAACAAACAGATGGAAGAACAATGTTTCCAACTGAATTCAGCAACTGTTTCCATAACTCCAGGAATTCTAGTGATTGTTTGTCCGAAAATCATTGTGCACAGGACCTTCAACAATGCAATGATAACCCAAAAACAACCTTGGTGAATCTCGGAAGCGACGATAAGCATTATCAGAGGATACTCTCTGCCCTTCCAATACGCCCTGATGATGACCGGTTAATCATGAGAGTGCATCTTCGAAATTTTCGTGGGGAATCAAGCTTTGCCATTTGGAAGCAACTAGGATCAATGGATTGTCAAAGatcaagaagaggaggaacaccaCAGAACTTGTTAAAGAAGGTATTGTTTGAAGTTCCTCTGATGCACATGGACGGATTGCTTGAGTCTCAAGAAAAGATCGGTTCCAAAGACAGAATGAGATTATTAGAGGTAGATGATGTTGGCATGAACCATGCTTTgtcagaaagaaagagaagagcaAAACTAAACGAAAGGTTTTTAACTCTAAGATCAATGGTTCCTACAATTAGTAAGGTGATTCATATATGATACTTGTTATTGTTCATTTGTtacaatttaataaattaaactaattattataAGCATATAATGATGAGTTCTGCAGGATGACAAGGTTTCAATATTAGATGATGCCATGGAATACCTTAGAAAACTTGAGGAAAAGGTAAGGAAGTTAGAAGCTGAAAAGGATGTAACAGATTTGGATGGTATAGTAAGTACAAGAACATCTCAGGATATGGTGGAGAGGGCTTCTGATAACAATAGCAACAAGAATTCGAAATCGGTGTCAAACAAGAGGAGGGCTTGTGAGGCTGCTGGTGATGAAGAGATGAACAATTCAGAGATTGATGTTGGAATCTATGTGAGTGAGAGTGAAGTTGTGATTGAAATGAAGTGTCCTTGGAGAGAAGGACTTCTGCTGGAAACTGTGGAAGCACTTAGCAGCCTCCATTTAGATTGTCATTCACTTCAGTCATCAAAAGCTCATGGGACTCTCTATCTCACAATTAAATCTAAGGTAACAATTAAAGGTGTGTTTGgtttatattttcattttcagcgtttctgtttttagaattttatgaagaaaaacagaaaataataacaCAAACCAGATACACTCTAAGCATGTCGACATCTATGATCTATGTTTGTTACTTCATCAACTATAGCCTAAAATATCATGTTAGCACTTTTAACTTaaatttagtatattttgttatcCACAGTTCAGAGGAGCAAATAATGTTGCACCAGTAAAAAGGATTAGACGCACACTCCAAAAAGCGGCTATGAAGAGTTGAATAATGTATTTACCTCGATTTAATTACATTTAGATTTATAGTAATGTCACATTCACAAGTGGTTGGAGATTTTGTAGGAAGATTTGTTCAGGTAAAATATAGTTTACTTGTTAGACATGCCATTTTGGTTTCTTAGTTATGTAACATGGACTTCTCTCCCTGACTCTCTCCATGCAGTTGCAAATTGGAAGGcttattatattttagtaattttactatagttttgtatttttgctAGTTTACCATTCAGCCTTGACCAATTGATACATATAATTAATGTTGGAATATTTACctaaattagttttcaaaaaatcctAAATCAGACGCATTAGTCTCCAATAAATTTTACTAGCTTCGTAGATCTCCAATAATTATTAGCGTCAGCCAAATTAGTTGATCTGTTATCTTATTCCATCAAATTCTAATTGTACTGTCTAATTTGACACATTAACTAAATGAGTTAGACATTAACTGACACATGgcttgaaaaacaaattaatccaTAATTGGACTATCTTCCAATTCACtcattataattttatcaatataGAGATCatctatataatattaaaaattagtataaaaaaaatcatcatacCACAAAAATGGCATATTCCttttgttcttaaaagaatcaATTTATACTTTTTCTATTATAGACAAAGCCTTCTTGTGATATTGATACTCATGTAGATAAGAGTGTGAATGGAATCTAACGTGCTCACGGAGTGTAACACTTCTATTAGACCGAATACTGATGTGACCATAAAAATAACAGTGAGCATTTagccaaaataaataaatcaataaataataTGACCATCTCTATCCCCTACATTTGTTGGTATATGTGAGAAATAGTATCTCCTTTTAATAAACTATTCACAATCACTCGACATGTTAAGACAATGAAACTGCAATCTGTATGTTACGTGCGTTAAGCAAACTGCAATCTGTTGTATGTGAAGAAAAGAGTCATAGAACCATAGAGGCATGTTGGGTGCGAAGTCCAAACCAAAGACGAGTGAAGGAGATGAATGCAGACCTCAATATCACGGGTCATataattaatcatttttttttatatagaaacaTTTGCTTTTTAATGAAATATTTCTTGAAAAATGATATAAACCTTTTATTAACTTGGATAAAAAAACCTTGGTTTAAATACATACACAATTTTGTATTTAATCAATGATAAAAACTCACGTACATTTTTTTTTATGTGAAATAAACAGTTAAAAACTGtcataatttaattaaacatggtaaattatctaatattttttaactattaactttacGTAAAAATAAATGTACATAAGTCATCTTATTCTATAGAAAAAGCTTCACATATATCATTTACTGTTTTAGAAGATCAAAATTCCAAGCGGGATTCGGTTTCTTATAATTTATTTGTCACATAGCTTTGTCGTAATGTACAAGACTAGCCTTaacataagagaaaaaaaaaagataaaactgaGCATTTAGTGCCAAGTGACTCGACATAATTGCCTTAccataagagaaaaaaaagacaaaactGAGCATTTAATGTCAAGTGGCTCAGCATAATTGTGATGTTCTTTTTTATCGAAGGTAAAGTCATTTTATTTCACTAGAAATAAATTTACAGTCCATATTTGGACACCAATTGAAAAATAGTATTGGAAATATTCCACCAAAAAACAATTAAACTTACAATAAGAAGAGTAAAGGTCTCAAGAGAGGAAGAGTACATCTCTAATCCTGAGGTTCATTGAAGACCCACAGAGCTTCTTCCGCAACTAGGAGGGGGACTTCTGTTTCCCTTCAAAAACAAATTCATTCATAGTCTTCCAATTCAACCAAGTTGTAATAGCTgccacgttcttcttcttctttccgtTAGTGTCACTGAACCGTTCAAGCAGTTTCAGCCATCACTGCCATGGGAGGTCCATGTGAGATGGAATAGGGAGGCCGCATGCATGCCAAGCTTCAACCGCGTCCGGGCAAGCCCAGAGACAATGGAAGACCGATTCTTCTTCACTGTGGCATCTTGGACAAATCGGTACTACTGTTTGAATTCTCTGCCCCAATTTCTGTTTCACAGGTAAACCCTCATGCATCACTTTCcacataaaatttttaatctttaGTTGACATCTGAGTTTTTAAATGGCTGTCCATAATTCTTTCTTTCTGCAGTGTTCTGGAAAAAAATCTGTTGGAGGGTGAAAAAATTGAAAGGCCTCACCATAACTAGAGAAGCTACTGTATATGTTCCAGATTTTTCCTTCATCCAGGTAATTCTATCCTCCTCCTGGTGAATTATTGAATTTAGAATAGCATTTGTAATTGCTGGATTGAATGCCTCATGAATTAGTGTCTGGTTTCATGTTTTGTCTGGTAGCATCAAATTTAAGACCGATTCTAGTCTTTGACCCTCTGGGTTATTAGAATTAGGAGTAATTGCTTGAAAGTCTCTTAACCATAGGTCTTGCTGAATCTTAATCGTACTGCCTCTGCCAATTTTCCATAAAATTCCTTTTTCTATCACTTTTCAACCCTCCAAAATACTTTGCCAACCCCAAGATGGGTTGTTCCCGACCTCcgcatttaaaaaatttgagaactTAAAATATTAGCTCTTGTACACATTATAAATCAGAAAGTGTGGCTTAGTTATCAGTCTCCACCCCTTGCTttactaacattgcaagattaaAGGCTTTAAGATCTTTGAAGTTAAGACCCCTTTGAGACTTAGGTCTACAAAAAATTTTCCATCCTATCTAGTGCATCCTTCTTTCCGAGCCTCGCTGTCCCCACCAAAATTGGAGCATGAGCTTTTGAATTTCATCAACCAGCGTCTCTGGCAGTTTAAAACAACTCAGAGTATAGATTGGAACTGCCGTTGCCACCGCCTTTATTAGTACTTCTCGGCCACTTGAAGATAGCAAGGCCCACTTCTAGTGCTGTAATTTATGTGTTACTTTATCCTTGATATACGAAAATGTAGCTCTCTTAGATCTATGAATAACCACTAGTAGCCCAAGATACTTGTTCTAGTTGCTAATGTGAGAGACATGTAAGATGTGAGATAGATGATCACGAATGCCCATAGAAGTATTTCTGCTGAAAAATACTGAGGATTTATCCAGATTCACTGCTTGACCGCTAATATCTTCATAAACCTGTATGATCCGAATCAGATTTTGACACTCTTCCTCTGTAGCTTTGCTGAATAAAATTGAGTCATTTGCGAAA
Encoded here:
- the LOC112749663 gene encoding transcription factor EGL1; protein product: MVPEKVKKQLALAVRSIQWSYAIFWSSSPTQPGVLSWGEGYYNGDIKTRKTSQVAEHNSDQIISLQRSEQLRELYSSLADSKSCSQTKRPSAALSPEDLTDTEWFYLVCMSFVFNIGQGLPGRSLAYGQPIWLCNAHSADNGVFCRSLLAKSASIQTVVCFPFLDGVIELGTTDPVSEDYSLIQVIRNSFLDILETNLPNNPGANLNTRNKEEGGVACGEFDHNAYGLKLTPEVIGYELINITSPTTSSNALQANQQTDGRTMFPTEFSNCFHNSRNSSDCLSENHCAQDLQQCNDNPKTTLVNLGSDDKHYQRILSALPIRPDDDRLIMRVHLRNFRGESSFAIWKQLGSMDCQRSRRGGTPQNLLKKVLFEVPLMHMDGLLESQEKIGSKDRMRLLEVDDVGMNHALSERKRRAKLNERFLTLRSMVPTISKDDKVSILDDAMEYLRKLEEKVRKLEAEKDVTDLDGIVSTRTSQDMVERASDNNSNKNSKSVSNKRRACEAAGDEEMNNSEIDVGIYVSESEVVIEMKCPWREGLLLETVEALSSLHLDCHSLQSSKAHGTLYLTIKSKFRGANNVAPVKRIRRTLQKAAMKS